One region of Chlorobiota bacterium genomic DNA includes:
- the floA gene encoding flotillin-like protein FloA (flotillin-like protein involved in membrane lipid rafts) translates to MDGMAALIPIIIVVGGIILIMMFLYFIPVGLFMTALFAGVRVGLFQLFGMRIRKVPPAVIVNSMITAHKAGIPTTTDKLESHFLAGGNVQKVVAALISADKAGIHLSWEKATAIDLAGRDVLEAVKISVNPKVIETPPVSAMARNGIQVRAVAKVTVRANLDRFVGGAGENTVIARVGEGIVTTIGSSDTHSLVLENPDRISRTVLEKGLDAGTAFEILSIDIADVDVGENVGAKLASDQAQADLNVARAKAEERRAAAVAVEQEMKARVHEMRAKVVEAEAQVPLAMAEALREGNIGALDYYNLKNVQADTAMRETIAGTSSKSEQGSKDSLA, encoded by the coding sequence ATGGACGGCATGGCAGCACTAATTCCGATCATCATCGTGGTTGGGGGAATCATCTTGATCATGATGTTCCTCTATTTCATTCCAGTGGGGTTGTTCATGACCGCCCTGTTTGCTGGGGTTCGCGTTGGATTGTTCCAGCTGTTTGGAATGCGCATCCGCAAGGTTCCGCCAGCGGTGATCGTGAACTCGATGATTACTGCCCACAAGGCAGGTATCCCAACAACAACGGACAAGTTGGAATCGCACTTCCTTGCCGGCGGGAATGTGCAGAAAGTGGTTGCCGCCCTTATCAGTGCCGACAAAGCGGGGATTCACCTAAGCTGGGAAAAAGCCACCGCGATTGACCTTGCCGGGCGCGACGTGCTGGAAGCGGTGAAAATCTCCGTCAACCCAAAAGTGATTGAAACGCCGCCGGTGTCGGCAATGGCACGCAACGGAATTCAGGTCCGTGCGGTGGCAAAAGTGACGGTTCGCGCAAACCTGGACCGCTTTGTTGGCGGCGCGGGCGAAAACACCGTGATTGCTCGCGTTGGCGAAGGGATCGTCACCACCATCGGCTCTAGCGATACCCACAGCTTGGTGCTGGAAAACCCCGACCGGATATCCAGAACAGTGCTGGAAAAAGGCTTGGATGCCGGAACCGCCTTCGAAATCCTTTCGATTGACATTGCCGACGTTGATGTTGGCGAAAACGTTGGCGCAAAACTTGCCTCGGACCAAGCCCAGGCCGACCTGAACGTGGCTCGCGCAAAAGCCGAGGAACGTCGTGCCGCCGCCGTTGCGGTGGAGCAGGAGATGAAAGCACGTGTTCACGAAATGCGCGCAAAAGTGGTGGAAGCCGAAGCGCAAGTGCCGCTGGCAATGGCCGAAGCCCTGCGCGAAGGGAACATTGGCGCGCTCGATTATTACAACCTAAAAAACGTCCAAGCCGACACCGCCATGCGGGAGACAATCGCCGGAACCAGCAGCAAATCGGAGCAGGGGAGTAAGGACTCGCTGGCGTAA
- a CDS encoding YajQ family cyclic di-GMP-binding protein, with protein sequence MASTFSFDIVSEVDLQEADNAINQTQKEVAQRYDFKGANATVELDRKEKTIQLEAGAEFQLKQLVDIVESKLVKRGIALKALKYGEIEQGSRGSARQKISLVSGIDKENAKQVTKLIKESGAKAQAQIQDEQVRVTSKSKDDLQTVIQALRNADLPIPLQFVNYR encoded by the coding sequence ATGGCTTCTACCTTCTCGTTCGATATCGTCTCGGAAGTTGATCTTCAGGAGGCCGATAACGCTATCAATCAAACCCAAAAAGAAGTTGCCCAACGCTACGACTTCAAAGGGGCCAACGCCACCGTCGAGCTTGACCGCAAGGAGAAAACAATCCAGCTTGAGGCCGGCGCCGAGTTCCAACTGAAGCAGCTGGTGGACATCGTCGAGTCCAAGCTGGTGAAGCGCGGCATTGCCCTGAAAGCCTTGAAGTATGGCGAAATCGAGCAAGGCTCGCGCGGGTCCGCACGCCAGAAAATCTCCCTGGTCTCCGGCATTGATAAAGAAAACGCAAAACAGGTGACCAAGCTGATAAAGGAGAGCGGCGCAAAGGCCCAAGCGCAGATTCAGGATGAGCAAGTGCGGGTCACCAGCAAATCGAAGGATGACCTGCAAACGGTGATCCAAGCCTTGCGCAACGCCGATCTGCCAATCCCCCTTCAGTTTGTGAACTACCGGTAA
- a CDS encoding insulinase family protein — protein MSMLLHIKQRCAAIAGVSLAATALAVNTGVAGGDLPKLTYEKFTLPNGLRVILSVDKSAPVVSTFVHYHVGSKNERPDRTGFAHFFEHLMFEGTSNIPRHTLDKIVQSAGGNLNAFTSNDETGYQINLPSNQLKLALWIESERMLHARVEEIGVETQRGVVKEERKNRYDNTPYGSLLANIFANVAKGTPYEWTPIGEAQYIDQAAIEEFRDFYKKYYVPNNAVLAVVGDIDLAKAKQWVMEYFSDIPRGAEIERPQVTMQTGKGEHTVEVREPHTPLPALVYAYPGAKKGDPDAYALEILSTVLASGQSSRLYKDMVDEKRLAVGVQSLTFDMESAGVIGFFAVAHPTSTMSVLGQEFDRQIELVKEQGVTEKEFQKARNQIETQFAGRFNEPLDKAMALASYETYFNNPELVNTEIDKYMAVTREDLQRVARKYLAKDNRTIINYYPGSQGG, from the coding sequence ATGTCTATGCTTCTTCACATCAAACAACGGTGCGCGGCGATTGCTGGCGTATCGCTTGCGGCCACGGCCTTGGCGGTCAACACCGGCGTGGCAGGGGGCGATCTCCCCAAGCTGACCTACGAAAAATTCACCCTGCCCAACGGCTTGCGGGTGATCCTCTCGGTGGATAAAAGCGCGCCGGTGGTCTCCACCTTCGTCCACTACCACGTTGGTTCCAAGAATGAACGCCCAGACCGCACAGGCTTTGCGCACTTCTTTGAACACTTGATGTTCGAGGGGACCAGCAATATCCCGCGCCACACCCTTGATAAAATCGTGCAGTCGGCCGGGGGCAATCTGAACGCCTTCACCAGCAACGATGAAACCGGCTACCAGATCAACCTGCCATCGAACCAGCTGAAGCTGGCACTTTGGATTGAATCGGAGCGGATGCTGCACGCACGGGTGGAGGAGATCGGCGTGGAAACGCAGCGCGGCGTGGTGAAGGAAGAACGGAAGAACCGCTACGACAACACCCCCTACGGCTCGCTGCTGGCGAACATCTTTGCGAACGTTGCCAAGGGAACCCCATACGAGTGGACCCCAATCGGCGAAGCGCAGTACATTGACCAAGCGGCGATTGAGGAGTTCCGCGATTTCTACAAGAAGTACTACGTCCCGAACAACGCCGTGCTTGCTGTGGTTGGCGACATTGACCTTGCCAAAGCCAAGCAATGGGTGATGGAATACTTCAGCGACATTCCCCGTGGGGCCGAGATAGAACGCCCGCAAGTCACCATGCAGACGGGGAAAGGGGAACACACAGTGGAGGTTCGCGAGCCACACACGCCGTTGCCGGCGTTGGTCTATGCCTATCCAGGTGCAAAGAAAGGAGACCCCGACGCGTATGCGTTGGAGATTCTTTCCACGGTGCTTGCTTCCGGGCAAAGCTCGCGGTTGTACAAGGACATGGTGGACGAAAAACGCCTTGCCGTTGGGGTGCAATCGCTCACGTTCGACATGGAGAGCGCGGGGGTGATTGGGTTCTTTGCCGTTGCCCATCCAACCTCAACAATGAGTGTGTTGGGGCAAGAGTTCGACCGCCAGATTGAACTTGTGAAGGAGCAAGGAGTAACCGAAAAGGAGTTCCAAAAAGCACGGAACCAGATTGAAACCCAGTTCGCCGGGCGATTCAACGAGCCATTGGACAAAGCAATGGCGCTTGCCAGCTACGAGACGTACTTCAACAACCCCGAGCTGGTGAACACCGAAATTGACAAGTACATGGCCGTCACTCGGGAGGACCTTCAGCGCGTGGCCCGCAAGTACCTTGCAAAAGACAATCGGACAATTATCAACTACTACCCAGGAAGCCAGGGCGGATAG
- a CDS encoding insulinase family protein: MTQPLLAQVNRAKQPDPEPPPKAAFPPYETFKLKNGLKVFLVKNDKPIVTFRMLVRGGKSAEGGQTYISDVAADLMDKGTTTVSAKEFAERIDFVGGSISASSSDELISVSARGLKKHLEVILNLYSDAIINPAYAQEELDKYIQDQITGLASAKARSEFLADYATRKLMFGTTPIGRMPTEDDMRNITREKVLAFHNTWFVPSNATLAVVGNITKEDLVVRLESAFANWKSGKQPTVAKLDIPERKGRRLIVVDRPAAVQSTIRVIGSGPAMNDPERPKSSILNNVFGGGTGLGNRLTMNLRETHAYTYSPYSYFDPNPFRSMFIATADVRNAVTDSAVKEMLHEMARMRNEAVPGDELNRNIQSAIGGFLMSVSDPAVTASRVQSIDFFKLPKDYFAKLPTIYNATTAADVQRLAKKYFVEDNLAIVIVGKASEIADKLKQFGTVEVWDADLNPVGGTDASADIGMTAQQVWDKMLAAMGGEATMRSVTSRKMQAELAANAGSSVLKGKFEMIEEAPNKVYQMMDMGIAKTEQYSTGTSVTMLVSRGGTPPQAQKVEGEAAEKYYESTHIMPEAYVKDLGATLKVKGKKVVNGVECVQIAVVYPKSGEALYSINASTYLPVRIDPSMGMPSILSDWKSVDGVMFPFAITIIPIPGQEIHLKDIQYKLNDPISPAVFTKVQ, from the coding sequence ATGACCCAACCATTATTGGCTCAGGTAAACCGTGCCAAACAACCTGACCCAGAACCGCCACCAAAAGCGGCCTTCCCCCCATACGAAACCTTCAAACTGAAGAACGGCCTGAAGGTGTTTTTGGTGAAGAACGATAAGCCGATTGTCACCTTCCGAATGTTGGTCCGCGGCGGCAAAAGTGCCGAGGGGGGCCAAACCTACATTTCCGACGTTGCCGCCGACCTGATGGACAAAGGGACCACCACCGTTAGCGCAAAAGAGTTTGCCGAGCGGATTGATTTCGTTGGCGGCTCGATCAGCGCCAGCAGCTCGGACGAGCTTATCAGCGTCTCGGCCCGCGGCTTAAAGAAGCATCTGGAGGTGATCCTGAACCTCTATTCCGATGCCATCATTAACCCTGCATACGCGCAGGAGGAATTGGATAAGTATATCCAAGATCAGATTACCGGCCTTGCTTCGGCAAAGGCGCGGTCCGAGTTTCTTGCCGATTATGCAACGCGCAAGCTGATGTTTGGAACCACGCCGATTGGCCGAATGCCAACCGAGGATGACATGAGGAATATCACCCGCGAGAAAGTTCTGGCGTTCCACAACACGTGGTTTGTTCCAAGCAATGCAACGCTGGCAGTGGTGGGGAACATTACGAAGGAGGACTTGGTGGTGCGCTTGGAAAGCGCGTTTGCCAACTGGAAATCTGGCAAACAACCAACAGTGGCCAAGCTAGACATTCCCGAACGGAAAGGCCGCCGGTTGATTGTGGTGGATCGCCCAGCAGCGGTGCAAAGCACCATTCGGGTGATTGGTTCCGGCCCCGCAATGAACGACCCCGAACGCCCGAAATCCTCCATCTTGAACAACGTGTTTGGCGGAGGGACTGGGCTTGGCAATCGCCTGACGATGAACCTGCGCGAGACCCACGCCTACACCTACTCCCCCTACAGCTACTTCGACCCCAATCCGTTCCGCTCGATGTTTATCGCCACGGCGGACGTTCGCAACGCTGTTACTGATTCGGCGGTGAAGGAGATGTTGCATGAGATGGCGCGGATGCGCAATGAAGCGGTTCCGGGCGATGAACTCAACCGCAATATCCAATCGGCCATTGGTGGCTTCTTGATGTCGGTCTCGGACCCTGCCGTCACCGCATCGCGTGTGCAATCCATTGACTTTTTCAAGCTGCCGAAGGACTACTTCGCGAAGCTGCCAACCATCTACAACGCCACCACCGCTGCCGACGTGCAACGCCTTGCCAAAAAGTACTTTGTGGAGGATAATCTGGCGATTGTGATTGTTGGCAAAGCCAGCGAAATCGCCGACAAGCTGAAGCAGTTCGGAACGGTAGAGGTGTGGGACGCAGACCTGAACCCCGTTGGCGGCACCGATGCCAGTGCCGACATTGGAATGACCGCGCAGCAAGTCTGGGATAAGATGTTGGCGGCAATGGGAGGGGAGGCCACCATGCGGAGCGTTACCTCGCGCAAGATGCAGGCCGAGCTTGCCGCCAACGCCGGCAGCTCGGTGCTGAAAGGGAAGTTTGAGATGATTGAGGAAGCCCCCAACAAAGTCTATCAGATGATGGATATGGGGATTGCCAAAACCGAGCAGTACAGCACCGGAACCTCCGTAACAATGCTGGTTAGCCGGGGCGGCACACCGCCGCAGGCCCAGAAGGTTGAGGGGGAGGCCGCCGAGAAATACTATGAATCCACCCATATCATGCCGGAGGCCTACGTGAAGGACCTGGGGGCAACGCTGAAGGTGAAAGGGAAGAAGGTGGTCAACGGTGTGGAGTGTGTTCAGATTGCGGTGGTCTATCCAAAGTCTGGTGAGGCTCTCTACTCCATCAACGCCAGCACCTACCTTCCTGTTCGGATTGATCCTTCCATGGGAATGCCTTCTATCCTTAGCGATTGGAAAAGTGTGGACGGGGTGATGTTCCCCTTCGCCATCACAATAATCCCGATACCAGGGCAAGAGATACACCTGAAGGATATTCAGTACAAACTCAACGACCCCATCTCGCCAGCGGTTTTTACAAAAGTTCAGTAA
- a CDS encoding carboxylate-amine ligase, protein MEGYVQDTYTDTDPYQKPSFTLGVEEEYMVIHPETRELQSHLQFELLSKGKAVLEEQVKPEMHGSMLEIGTNICKNSQELFTQLRSIRSIVRNLTAANGLKIGAASTHPTSHWAQQEIYPDDRYRLLVEDMQVLARSLLIFGMHIHIGIENRETQIKVMNEMRYFLPHILALTTNSPFWTGIETGLKSYRSKVFERFPRTGIPDPFQSWGEYENFCKLLVKTGCIDNPKRIWWDIRPHPNFPTLEVRICDLPMTIRETTAIAALIQAIAAKLFALYRKNLSFRVYSRALIMENKWRAVRYGLDGKLIDFGRQKEKQTRDLIRELLNFVDDVVDDLGSREQIEYIYDILDNGTGAARQLKVWNENGQDHRAVVDYIIQQTELDLLPVDDPSLPVPNPPSASTIAERESSHFKAEDAIP, encoded by the coding sequence ATGGAAGGCTACGTCCAAGACACCTACACGGATACCGATCCCTACCAAAAACCGAGCTTCACGCTTGGTGTGGAAGAGGAGTACATGGTGATCCATCCCGAAACACGGGAGCTGCAATCGCACCTTCAGTTCGAGCTTCTTTCCAAAGGGAAGGCCGTGCTGGAGGAGCAAGTGAAACCGGAGATGCATGGGTCAATGCTGGAGATTGGGACCAACATCTGCAAGAATTCGCAGGAGTTGTTCACCCAGCTGCGAAGCATCCGCTCAATCGTTCGCAACCTGACCGCCGCAAACGGGCTGAAGATTGGCGCGGCAAGCACCCACCCAACCTCACACTGGGCGCAACAGGAGATCTACCCCGACGACCGCTACCGGTTGTTGGTGGAAGATATGCAGGTGCTGGCGCGCTCGCTGCTGATTTTTGGGATGCACATCCATATCGGAATCGAGAACCGCGAGACGCAGATCAAGGTAATGAACGAGATGCGGTATTTCCTGCCGCATATCCTTGCCCTGACCACCAACTCCCCGTTCTGGACCGGAATCGAGACTGGCTTGAAGAGTTACCGCTCGAAAGTCTTCGAGCGGTTCCCACGCACCGGAATCCCCGACCCGTTCCAGAGCTGGGGGGAGTATGAGAACTTCTGCAAGCTGCTGGTGAAAACCGGGTGCATTGATAACCCAAAACGGATATGGTGGGATATCCGCCCACATCCGAATTTCCCAACGCTCGAGGTTCGCATCTGCGACCTTCCGATGACCATTCGGGAGACCACGGCAATCGCCGCCTTAATCCAAGCCATTGCGGCCAAGCTGTTCGCGCTCTACCGGAAAAATCTTTCCTTCCGTGTGTATAGCCGTGCGCTGATCATGGAAAACAAATGGCGTGCGGTCCGCTACGGCCTTGATGGCAAGCTGATTGACTTCGGCAGGCAGAAGGAGAAGCAGACCCGGGACTTGATTCGCGAGCTGCTGAACTTTGTGGATGATGTTGTTGACGATCTTGGCTCGCGCGAGCAGATTGAGTATATCTACGACATCCTTGACAACGGAACCGGAGCCGCCCGCCAGCTGAAGGTCTGGAACGAGAATGGCCAGGACCACCGCGCAGTGGTGGATTACATCATCCAGCAAACGGAGCTTGACCTGCTTCCGGTGGATGACCCCTCGCTTCCGGTTCCTAACCCTCCCAGCGCAAGCACCATTGCCGAGCGGGAAAGCAGCCATTTCAAAGCAGAGGATGCAATTCCTTGA
- a CDS encoding dihydroorotase: MSIHLFRNIRLLNPAQQLDQRSDMLVANGRIEQIGTNIQPPDGTEIHEASAWVATPGLFDMHVHLREPGGTHKETIETGCAAAANGGFTGVCCMPNTTPAIDHAEVVHSILWKSRELLVEVVCSAATTKGRKGEELAAMGELYEAGVRLFTDDGDCVRSPEVMRRAFEYASMFDGAVLSQHCEEHSMTKGFAMNEGVTSMKLGHPGYPDIAEELIIARDIMLAQFCGNRPYHVSHMSTRGGVELVRQAKGRGQANITCEVTPHHFVLTDEAVIEHGTNAKMNPPLRTQQHIDAILEGFRDGTIDVIATDHAPHALSEKQVEFPAAPNGIIGLETSLGISYTYLVEPGIITLPRLIELMAINPRRILSLPIPVIAEGEQANLTIMAPEEAWQVNTAQFRTRSLNTPFNGWDLRCRPVGVINRGKVVWSNLR; the protein is encoded by the coding sequence ATGAGCATACATCTTTTCCGAAATATCCGACTTTTGAACCCGGCGCAGCAGCTGGACCAACGTTCCGATATGCTGGTGGCGAACGGGCGCATTGAACAGATCGGCACCAATATCCAGCCCCCCGACGGGACCGAAATTCACGAGGCTTCCGCCTGGGTTGCAACCCCTGGGTTGTTCGATATGCACGTCCACCTTCGCGAGCCTGGGGGAACCCACAAGGAGACGATCGAAACCGGCTGCGCGGCGGCGGCAAACGGAGGGTTTACCGGCGTATGCTGCATGCCGAACACCACCCCGGCAATTGACCATGCCGAGGTTGTTCACTCCATCCTCTGGAAATCGCGCGAGCTTCTGGTGGAGGTGGTGTGCAGCGCCGCAACCACAAAAGGAAGGAAGGGGGAGGAGCTTGCGGCAATGGGGGAATTGTACGAGGCCGGGGTGCGGCTGTTCACCGATGATGGCGACTGCGTCCGCAGCCCCGAGGTGATGCGCCGTGCGTTCGAGTACGCCTCCATGTTCGACGGCGCGGTCCTAAGCCAGCATTGCGAAGAACACAGCATGACAAAAGGCTTCGCGATGAACGAAGGGGTGACATCCATGAAGTTGGGGCACCCAGGCTATCCCGATATTGCCGAGGAACTGATCATCGCTCGCGACATCATGCTGGCGCAGTTTTGTGGGAATCGCCCCTATCACGTCAGCCACATGAGCACGCGAGGCGGGGTTGAGCTTGTTCGGCAAGCGAAGGGGCGCGGCCAGGCAAATATCACGTGCGAAGTTACCCCCCACCATTTTGTGCTGACCGACGAAGCCGTGATTGAGCATGGGACGAACGCAAAAATGAACCCGCCGCTCCGCACGCAACAGCATATTGATGCCATTCTTGAGGGCTTCCGCGACGGCACGATTGACGTGATTGCCACCGACCACGCGCCCCACGCGCTCTCGGAAAAACAGGTGGAGTTCCCCGCCGCGCCAAACGGGATTATCGGGCTGGAGACATCGCTGGGGATAAGCTACACCTACCTTGTCGAGCCAGGGATCATCACGCTTCCGCGGCTGATTGAGTTGATGGCAATCAACCCGCGCCGCATCCTTTCGCTCCCCATTCCCGTGATCGCCGAAGGGGAGCAAGCGAACCTCACGATTATGGCACCGGAGGAGGCGTGGCAGGTGAACACGGCGCAGTTCCGGACCCGCTCGCTGAACACGCCGTTCAACGGCTGGGACCTCCGTTGCCGCCCGGTCGGGGTCATCAACCGGGGGAAAGTGGTTTGGAGCAACCTGCGGTAG
- a CDS encoding N-acetylmuramoyl-L-alanine amidase, with amino-acid sequence MMPTLWIALLLLVVSPVAAAAQSATPQLRDITVHPSDSKAMITFLFTGKVKTVVVEPKGNGVAQIRMQSVRAEQKALNSGVVRPGVRSIHAHIERTDVLVANITFARPVASMNVAKRDSTTVVIVVLHPPSSATGGIALATPKKSETQSTKSSEEPSAQSATTGNASTRKRWALNTIIIDPGHGGKDPGALGIGGVKEKDVTLATSKKIRDELKKLMPGVKVVLTRDDDTFVELHRRGQIANSAGGKLFVSIHCNSMPEKPHPASGFECYILRPGRSGDAANVAQRENSVIKLEYGQEKYAGMATETTIMAAMAQSAFARFSETLAQRIRESVRTADLLPDRGVHQAGFLVLVGASMPSVLVELGYLSNEHDAELLGSKTGQQALARSVAKGIKAYAMEYESVIEDR; translated from the coding sequence ATGATGCCAACTCTTTGGATCGCTCTTCTTCTGCTTGTTGTTTCCCCCGTTGCTGCGGCGGCGCAATCGGCCACGCCGCAGCTTCGGGACATCACCGTCCACCCTTCCGATTCCAAAGCGATGATCACCTTCCTGTTTACCGGGAAGGTGAAAACGGTGGTGGTGGAGCCAAAGGGGAACGGCGTGGCGCAGATTCGGATGCAATCCGTTCGGGCCGAGCAGAAGGCGTTGAACTCGGGGGTTGTTCGGCCCGGCGTTCGCTCAATCCACGCCCACATCGAGCGAACCGACGTGCTGGTGGCGAACATCACCTTTGCCCGCCCCGTTGCCAGCATGAACGTGGCCAAACGGGACTCAACTACGGTGGTGATCGTGGTGCTTCACCCCCCTTCTTCGGCAACCGGTGGGATAGCCTTGGCAACACCGAAGAAATCAGAAACCCAAAGCACAAAAAGCAGCGAGGAGCCTTCTGCCCAATCCGCCACAACGGGCAACGCCAGCACCCGCAAACGCTGGGCATTGAACACCATCATCATTGACCCCGGCCACGGCGGAAAGGACCCGGGCGCGTTGGGAATTGGCGGAGTAAAGGAGAAGGACGTAACCCTGGCCACCAGCAAAAAAATTCGGGACGAACTGAAGAAACTGATGCCAGGAGTGAAGGTGGTCCTGACCCGCGACGATGACACCTTTGTGGAGCTGCACCGGCGCGGGCAGATTGCCAACAGTGCTGGCGGGAAGCTGTTCGTTTCCATCCACTGCAATTCCATGCCGGAGAAACCACACCCGGCAAGCGGATTCGAGTGCTACATCCTTCGCCCGGGAAGAAGCGGCGACGCAGCCAACGTTGCCCAGCGGGAAAACAGCGTGATAAAACTGGAGTATGGCCAAGAAAAATATGCGGGCATGGCCACCGAGACCACGATCATGGCCGCAATGGCGCAAAGTGCGTTTGCACGATTCAGCGAGACGCTTGCCCAGCGGATTCGCGAATCGGTCCGCACCGCCGACTTGCTTCCCGATCGTGGCGTTCATCAAGCGGGGTTCCTTGTGTTGGTGGGCGCGTCCATGCCTTCGGTTCTGGTTGAGCTTGGCTACTTAAGCAACGAACACGATGCCGAACTGCTGGGGAGCAAAACCGGCCAGCAGGCACTTGCGCGGTCGGTTGCCAAAGGGATCAAGGCGTACGCGATGGAGTACGAATCGGTGATTGAGGATCGGTGA
- a CDS encoding glucose-1-phosphate thymidylyltransferase: MKALITAGGRGTRLRPITHTQNKHLIPIANKPILQYALDAVKQAGITEIGIVVGVDNGHEVERAFGDGSQQGVAITYIWQEAPLGLAHVVKISQEFIGDDSFVFYLGDNIVVGGIERFVEQFQQGETDCLLTLARVRDPERFGVPEFDNQGEIIGVAEKPAAPKSPFAVSGIYFYNSSIFAAVNAIQPSSRGELEISDAHDYLLKHGYRVGHSEITGWWKDTGMPSDLLEANRLVLSKIEESIEGKIDPSSDIAGAVIIEEGAEIINSRVRGPAIIGRGTKIMDSYVGPYSAIGNSCELEGCEVEYSILMDRVRLNNVGVRVEGSILANDVEIVRAAGKPRVQRFMLGEQSRIELV; this comes from the coding sequence ATGAAAGCTTTAATCACTGCCGGAGGGCGCGGAACCCGGTTGCGCCCAATCACCCACACGCAGAACAAGCACCTTATTCCAATTGCTAATAAGCCAATATTGCAATATGCGCTTGATGCCGTGAAGCAAGCGGGAATAACCGAAATTGGAATTGTTGTTGGCGTAGATAATGGCCACGAAGTGGAACGCGCATTTGGCGATGGAAGCCAACAGGGGGTGGCGATTACCTACATTTGGCAGGAAGCTCCATTGGGGTTAGCGCACGTTGTGAAAATCTCGCAGGAATTTATTGGCGATGATTCGTTTGTGTTTTATTTGGGCGATAACATTGTTGTTGGCGGAATAGAACGCTTTGTGGAGCAATTCCAGCAAGGGGAAACGGATTGCTTGCTAACCCTTGCACGCGTCCGCGACCCCGAACGGTTTGGCGTGCCAGAGTTCGATAATCAGGGGGAAATTATCGGCGTGGCGGAAAAACCAGCCGCTCCAAAAAGCCCGTTTGCTGTCAGCGGAATCTATTTCTACAACTCCTCCATTTTTGCGGCAGTGAACGCAATCCAGCCAAGCAGCCGTGGTGAATTGGAGATCAGCGACGCGCACGATTATTTGCTGAAACATGGATACCGCGTTGGCCACAGCGAAATCACCGGATGGTGGAAAGATACCGGAATGCCAAGCGATCTGTTGGAAGCAAACCGCCTTGTGCTGAGTAAAATTGAGGAGAGCATTGAAGGCAAAATTGATCCGTCCAGTGATATTGCCGGAGCAGTAATTATTGAAGAAGGTGCCGAAATTATAAACAGCCGCGTTCGCGGACCGGCAATTATTGGGCGCGGCACAAAAATTATGGATAGCTACGTTGGCCCGTACAGTGCCATCGGAAATTCTTGCGAGCTTGAGGGCTGCGAAGTCGAATATTCAATTTTAATGGATCGCGTCCGCTTGAACAACGTTGGGGTGCGCGTGGAAGGAAGCATTTTAGCCAACGATGTGGAAATTGTTCGCGCCGCCGGCAAACCACGCGTGCAGCGGTTTATGCTGGGGGAGCAAAGCCGAATCGAGCTGGTGTGA
- a CDS encoding rRNA pseudouridine synthase, with protein sequence MKRHAGRYRSPFHLPKKPKAEKVSTLFLPNSGRTYIAFNKPYNVVSQFTPPHDGAQTLAEFGFPPDVYPVGRLDQDSEGLLLLTNDATLNQALLHPSRHHTKSYLVQVEGIPDDEALRQLAEGVVVQGKRTLPATACRIEPPAIEHRAVRYRATIPTSWMRLTITEGRNRQVRRMTAAVGHPTLRLFRESIGKLSLQHLQLPAGQWRNLTTEELEKLIAAPIESGLIKGL encoded by the coding sequence ATGAAACGGCACGCCGGACGATATCGCTCACCTTTCCACCTTCCCAAAAAACCAAAAGCGGAGAAGGTTTCCACCTTATTTCTCCCCAACTCTGGCAGGACGTACATTGCCTTCAACAAGCCGTACAACGTGGTAAGCCAGTTTACCCCGCCGCACGATGGCGCGCAGACCTTAGCCGAATTTGGTTTCCCGCCCGATGTTTATCCCGTGGGACGGCTAGACCAAGACAGCGAAGGATTGCTGTTGCTGACCAATGACGCAACGCTGAACCAAGCATTGCTCCACCCCTCCCGCCACCACACAAAGTCATATTTGGTGCAGGTGGAAGGAATCCCCGATGATGAGGCCCTGCGGCAGTTAGCCGAAGGCGTGGTGGTGCAAGGGAAACGAACGCTTCCGGCAACAGCCTGCCGGATTGAGCCGCCAGCGATTGAGCACCGCGCGGTCCGCTACCGCGCCACAATCCCCACAAGCTGGATGCGCCTGACGATTACCGAGGGGCGCAACCGCCAAGTCCGCCGGATGACCGCCGCCGTTGGCCACCCCACGCTACGGCTGTTCCGCGAGTCCATCGGCAAACTAAGCCTTCAGCATCTTCAGCTGCCCGCGGGGCAATGGCGGAACCTCACAACAGAAGAACTTGAGAAACTGATAGCCGCCCCGATTGAATCAGGATTGATAAAAGGTCTTTAG